A single region of the Carassius gibelio isolate Cgi1373 ecotype wild population from Czech Republic chromosome A14, carGib1.2-hapl.c, whole genome shotgun sequence genome encodes:
- the LOC128027256 gene encoding integrator complex subunit 6 isoform X2 — protein MSELKNLQASGLTSLGHALRAAFDLLNLNRLVSGIDNYGQGRNPFFLEPSVIITITDGNKLTHSSGVAEELHLPLNSPLPGSELTKEPFRWDQRLFALVLRMPGVAVPDSEQLGSVPTDESAITQMCEVTGGRSYCVRTQRMLNQCLESLVQKVLSGVVIHFEKSGPDPPMIGEDGLVDPARPLSSFSPQPWHSCHKLIYIRPNPKTGVPVGHWPIPESFWPDQNSPSLPPRSAHPVVRFSCIDCEPMVIDKLPFDKYELEPSPLTQFILERKSPHMCWQVFVNCSSKHSDGAHPFGYLKASTTLTCVNLFVMPYNYPVLLPLLDDLFKVHKLKPNLKWRQSFEMYLKSMPPYFLLPLKKALRMMGAPNLISDNMDCGLSYSVISYLKKLSQQAKMESDRLIVSVGKKPPQETGIKVKNHSSALSLAHRCDFKQLLQGITGEVPLRLIDMNFKEFAGFQIALLNKDLKPQAYRNAYDIPRRNLVDQVTRMRFNLLRTTQKLIRGQDDDCLHSIPVGQMGNYQEYLKMMPSPLREIDPDQPKRLHTFGNPFKQDKKGMMIDEADEFVTGPQNKKRGNSGDLNSGTAMKRRRSMSPLLRRPQTPPIITNHVLGKGPAGTQGQQGIIKPIPLHKGAEGNSVGETESNGERAPGGEAGDGWPGGLDEEGGDPAPVEDREEEGTPDSEEEGIGLENCLDERPSDLTQNCEDLSPPGQEGALEGDGGDTPGTIVMIPLEGSNAELRTRVIKEVRKPGRNYEAIFRLLEEVKGPASVQRYFIHHAIKEAARFKKRVLIQQLERALEEIEDRQMLPTQLNNVHSR, from the exons GGTCGGAACCCATTCTTTCTGGAGCCATCGGTCATTATCACAATCACTGATGGAAACAAACTGACACACAGCTCTGGGGTGGCTGAGGAG CTACACCTGCCGTTGAATTCCCCGTTGCCGGGTAGTGAGCTGACGAAGGAGCCGTTCCGCTGGGACCAGCGACTCTTCGCCCTGGTCCTGCGGATGCCCGGTGTGGCCGTTCCCGACAGCGAGCAGCTGGGCAGCGTGCCCACTGATGAGTCTGCCATCACCCAGATGTGTGAGGTCACTGGAG GCCGCTCTTACTGTGTGAGGACGCAAAGGATGCTGAACCAGTGTCTTGAGTCTCTTGTCCAAAAGGTTTTGAGTGGAGTTGTAATTCACTTTGAGAAGAGTGGTCCAGATCCCCCTATGATAGGCGAAG ATGGTCTTGTGGATCCAGCTCGTCCTTTATCATCCTTCAGTCCGCAGCCCTGGCACAGCTGCCACAAGCTCATTTATATCCGGCCCAACCCTAAGACGGGCGTTCCTGTGGGTCACTGGCCAATCCCTGAATCCTTTTGGCCTGACCAGAATTCCCCCAGTTTG ccTCCGCGATCTGCCCATCCTGTGGTGCGGTTTTCCTGTATCGACTGTGAGCCGATGGTTATTGACAAGCTGCCTTTCGACAAATATGAGCTGGAGCCGTCCCCGCTCACCCAGTTCATCTTGGAGAGGAAATCTCCTCACATGTGCTGGCAG GTGTTTGTGAACTGCAGCAGCAAACACAGCGATGGAGCCCACCCGTTCGGCTACCTGAAGGCCAGCACTACGCTCACCTGTGTCAACCTCTTCGTCATGCCTTACAACTATCCCGTCCTGTTGCCACTCCTCG ATGATTTGTTTAAAGTGCACAAGCTAAAGCCAAACCTCAAGTGGCGGCAATCCTTTGAAATGTACCTGAAGTCCATGCCTCCTTACTTTCTCTTG CCTCTCAAGAAGGCGCTAAGGATGATGGGAGCCCCAAATCTCATCTCTGACAACATGGACTGTGGCTTGAGCTACAGTGTCATTTCCTACCTAAAAAAACTCAGCCAGCAG GCAAAGATGGAGTCAGACCGTCTGATTGTGTCTGTCGGTAAGAAGCCTCCTCAAGAGACGGGCATCAAGGTTAAGAACCACTCGAGTGCCCTGTCTCTGGCACACCGCTGTGATTTCAAGCAGCTCCTGCAGGGCATCACGGGCGAGGTTCCCCTCCGACTCATCGACATGAACTTCAAAGAGTTCGCTGGTTTCCAGATTGCACTTCTCAACAAG GATTTGAAGCCCCAGGCCTATAGGAACGCTTACGATATTCCGCGACGGAACCTTGTAGATCAAGTGACTCGGATGCGTTTCAACCTTTTGAGGACAACACAGAAGCTCATCAGAGGCCAGGATGATG ACTGCTTGCACAGTATTCCAGTGGGGCAGATGGGAAATTATCAGGAGTATTTGAAGATGATGCCATCACCTCTGCGGGAGATTGATCCGGACCAGCCCAAACGACTGCACACATTTGGCAACCCATTCAAGCAGGACAAGAAG GGAATGATGATCGATGAAGCAGATGAGTTTGTGACAGGCCCGCAAAATAAGAAGCGGGGTAACAGTGGGGATCTTAACTCAGGCACTGccatgaagaggaggaggagtatGTCCCCTCTGCTGCGCAGACCCCAAACTCCTCCAATAATAACCAATCATGTCCTGGGCAAGGGCCCTGCTGGGACTCAGGGCCAGCAAGGAATCATAAAACCCATCCCACTACACAAAG GAGCTGAGGGAAACAGTGTAGGAGAGACAGAAAGCAACGGTGAGCGAGCGCCAGGCGGGGAGGCTGGAGACGGGTGGCCTGGAGGACTGGATGAAGAGGGAGGAGATCCTGCACCTGTGGAGGACAGAGAAGAGGAGGGGACACCAGACAGTGAGGAGGAGGGAATAGGACTGGAGAACTGTCTGGACGAGAGACCCTCCGATCTCACACAAAACTGTGAGGACCTGAGTCCTCCAGGCCAGGAGGGGGCGCTGGAGGGCGATGGAGGAGACACTCCGGGCACAATTGTTATGATTCCCCTGGAGGGGAGTAATGCAGAGCTGCGCACTCGGGTCATCAAAGAAGTCCGCAAGCCTGGCCGCA ATTACGAGGCAATATTCCGGTTACTGGAGGAGGTGAAGGGGCCAGCATCAGTGCAGAGGTACTTTATTCATCATGCCATCAAAGAGGCAGCCAG GTTTAAGAAGCGTGTGCTGATCCAGCAGCTGGAGAGAGCTCTGGAGGAGATCGAAGACAGACAGATGCTGCCCACACAACTCAACAACGTCCACAGCAGATAG
- the LOC128027260 gene encoding ER membrane protein complex subunit 5, translating into MTQRLLRTASRASIGCARVKMASSFWKGVVGVGLFALAHAAFSAAQHRSYLRLTEKENETLPIDIVLQTLLAFVITCYGIVHISGEFKDMDASSELKNKTFDTLRNHPSFYLFNHRGRVLFRPPEQEASTPSAQALPSNPLRLRKLENYH; encoded by the exons ATGACGCAGCGCTTATTGAGGACTGCTTCACGCGCCTCGATCGGTTGTGCTCGAGTGAAAATGGCCTCGTCCTTCTGGAAAGGTGTTGTCGGTGTAGGCCTTTTCGCCCTGGCACACGCAGCTTTTTCAGCGGCACAGC acCGATCCTACCTGCGACTGACAGAAAAAGAGAATGAAACATTACCTATAGAT aTTGTGTTGCAGACCTTGTTAGCGTTCGTGATCACTTGTTACGGCATAGTTCACATCTCAGGCGAATTCAAAGACATGGATGCTTCTTCAGAGCTCAAAAACAA GACATTTGACACATTGAGAAATCACCCGTCGTTCTACCTGTTCAATCACCGAGGCCGAGTGCTCTTCCGCCCTCCAGAGCAAGAGGCCTCCACTCCCAGCGCCCAGGCCTTGCCCTCCAATCCCCTGCGGTTACGCAAGCTGGAAAATTATCATTGA